In Populus alba chromosome 4, ASM523922v2, whole genome shotgun sequence, the genomic window TGGAATAACATGTATAATATCCAATACTAAAGTTGACGGTTTGAGATTataatatcttgtttttttttttattattattattagtttctGGTGGAACCTTCTCCAACTTGTATCAACTCATTACCttatattattctattattGGCGGTCCAAGGaccttttctcattttatcGTAAATCTCGTGCAAGTAAGAAGCATCTTATTCTTGTAATTTCAAAGATAGAATCGGAATTCAAAACAacaattttgacaatatatttctTATGAATTGAGCTTGGAATATGCTCGTCAAAATTGATACTATGGATTGAACAATCCACGGATAAGAAGTCATGTTGCACAAAGTAGGATTCGTAGAAAAAATGTACCAATAGAGTGCTTATTCGATAATGTAATTGCATTGgcttttcatgaatttttttattttaaattattgatatatatttatatttttttattttcttgatattaaaaataaaaaattattaatttttataataaaaatactttaaaaaataattccaatcacattcttatatttttatattgttttattgtgttGATAGGTAGAAAGAATATACCAAGAAAGTGATTGTTTGAGATTGCTGTTGCATTgacttttcataaaattttaattattttaattttaattatttttttagattgtgttaatttattaatatcaaaaataaaaaatattatttaaaatttttttaaaaaaataacttcattcACACTATTATACAAGCACGCAGAATACAAGATGGttttattacttttaaataaaactaaaaactttTTCACTGAAATTGATGCaagaaaatgttaaattaaGACAAAACACTATTCAAGTCAAACattattcatatattaattaacgtGAAAGCAttataagaaattgaaatgatAACTACAAAAATTCTCCTCATTGGATGGTGATGCTGTGTCCAATTCACATGGCGTTGATCAGTGAGAGATCAGGCCCCACAACATGCGGgttccttttctttaaatttttttgggtcaaatgtttcttttatttaatattttatttaattgtccaatattttatttatgataaaaaaatattatagaattaatttgTACTTCAATTAATATCAATATCAAGTGAGAGATTTCAAGAACACGCTCATTAATTATATGCTGACAAAACAGAAAGtactgaagaagaaagaaaatcttgGGAGTTAGGAGCTAAACAGGAAGGGAAGGGAATGAAAACTGGTAGCCAGATCAGACCCCACTACATGCGGTTTCCTCTATCTTTTCTCTCaagtctccttttctttctctttctcaacTTGTTTCCCTCTCTCATTTTACCCTTTCAAACACTTCAAAAACCAGCAATATCTGTTATATACACACACCCTTTTCTTCATGGCATTTGCTATATCCACATCTTTGAAGTCTCATTCTTTTTGTTTCATATAATATAGTGAAGGTCTTGTCTTTGATTCAATGGAGACTGGATTGGAGAAGAACCATCAAGGAGGAGGAGGGCTGAAGAGACTGAGATGTTCAGTTCAAAACTATGATTGGGGCAAAAAAGGGACAGAGGGTTCTGAGGTTGCAAGGCTATATGAATTGAATTCTGGTTCTGATTTGGAATTGGAAGAGAAGAAGCCTTTTGCTGAGTTTTGGATGGGTACACATGGTTCTGGGCCTTCTTTTGTGGTGGAAAGTGGTGTGGAGAATGGCGACTCAATTGGGTCCGGGAGTATGAGTTTGAAAGAATGGATTCTTAAGAATCCTAATGTGCTTGGTGATAGAGTTTTGGATAAGTGGGGTTGTGATCTCCCTTTCTTGTTCAAGgtacaatcttttttttcttttcttgtatgtttttgtttgtgttgtgtttgaatttATGTTTTCGTTGAGTCATgagtgtgatttttttttaattggttctTTTATGATTAGGATGAATTGTGGTTTTTGTGTCTGTATATTAGACTAACTTCTTTATCtgtgtttgatttaaaaaaaaaaaaatcactgtgTTTTGATCgaatgttttcaatttgattttgaaagttTGGTGTGTGATAGGTACTTTCTGTGGCAAAAGCATTGTCGATACAGGCTCACCCAGACAAGGAATTGGCAAAAGTTCTACACAAGTTGCAGCCAAATCGTTACAAGGATGACAATCATAAGCCCGAGATGGCTTTAGCCATAACAGAGTTTGAGGCCCTCTGTGGTTTTATCAGTATTGAGGTGCTCGATTGATCTCTATCTTTCTTGTATTTATCTAATTCGCAAATTCTTCGAGTTGATTTTTGTGCATTGGTAGTGTTGTGAATCTTTGTTGGAATTGAAGGAGTTTTAGAGGTCATTCTGATGCATGAGAAGCACATAGGCTccttaaattgtttatttttcattttatgagAAATCTAAAGATTCAATCAAATGGATGTGTTTCTACCATAACTTAACCCGTATCTCTTGGTAATTCCTGTTATTAATATTTCTAATGGGCTAGAACTATGTGGTTCTCAGCTGTAATAATCATCAGTCTGGCGATTCTTAATATCATGTGACCACAACTTGTTTGGATTGCATCGCTAAGATGATGGGATACTTTTGAGTTCCTTATCCTTTATTGCTGCCCTTTTGGGTTCCTTATAGTTGCGAGAGAATTACCAAGTCATCAACAAACTTCTCCTTCGCCTTATAAAGCATGCATTTTTAAAAGAAGCCTTGAACAGGAAATGGTTACTGCAGACTGCTGGCATATTGAAAAACCATTACTTCTCAATGTTAATTGGGAACTTATTAATCCAAAGAAAATGAGGGTGAAAATCTATCTATCTTGTATCGATTAGGTCTGAATAGGCATCGGTGTTTCTCTCAGTTGACCAAGGTCACCATTACTTTCTTCTAACAACCTTGACTTTGTTTATTGCATCTCCACATGCAtatttttaatgtcttttttattaataaatccaTTGAAGCCGTAtccattttttcattaaatcgaagcaaattgataaattttccAGGAGCTTAAAGGTGTGCTTCGAGATGTTCCTGAGATAGTAGAACTGGTTGGCAGCGCGGAAGCAAACCAAGTCTTGCAAATCCATGAGCAAGATCACGAGGAAAAAGTAAAATCTGTTCTGAGATCAGCTTTTACCCAACTCATGTCAGCGAGCCAAGAGATCACGGCTGAAgcaatatcaaaattaaaaagtagaTTGTACATGGAAAGCAAGGTTAGTTGATATTTTCTTGATTAAAGATGCCTGCTTTGTAAGGTGATCTGAATGCCGTGACTGACGTTTAAGAGATTTGCATTTAGGGTTaaaagcattcattttattaatGACTTGTTAAGCTATATCATTCTTGATTTTCTGCCATGCTCTTGATTTAACACCTTAACTTTTTTATCTGTCAGATAAGACAGTTGACAGGGAAGGAACAGTTGGTCTTGCAGTTAGAAAAGCAATATCCAGGTGATATTGGTGTCATATCAGCCTTCTTTCTTAATTATGTGAAGCTCAATTCTGGTGAAGCTTTGTATCTCGGGGCGAATGAACCCCATGCATATCTATACGGTGAGTGTATAGAGTGCATGGCAACCTCAGACAATGTTGTGCGGGCTGGTCTTACACCCAAGCTCCGGGATACTCAAACTCTTTGTTCCATGCTCACATACAAACAGGTAATATATTCATGCATGTTTGTATTTCATTTTAACAAAACTATGTGTgaatttgctttgttttttgtttaaatttgataaatatgttGGGCTTTTTAAATCAAATCCCTTGCAGTCACCTGTAGCATGTGATACTCCAGAAACCATATGccttgcattttaaaaaaagtcatttaTTAGAAAGGGCCAAAAGAACAGGATGGGAAATTTGCTTTTAGTGGCTCTGTCTTGGCAACTTTTTGTTGCAAAATCATTAATGATGATGCTGGTTCTGATCCAGGGCTTCCCTGAAATCTTAAAAGGATTTCCTTTGAGTCCATATATAACAAGATACCTTCCACCTTTTGATGAATTTGAGGTTGATCGCTGCATTCTTCCAAGAGGGGCATCAACAGTATTTCCTGCGATTCCAGGTCCGTCCATTTTTCTTGTCATGGTTGGCGACGGTGCAATGTGCGCAGGATCATCCAAGGATGTAGTTATGGAAGGAGATGTCCTCTTTGCACCTGCCAACTCTGAAATCAGCGTTTCAACTGCATCTGAGTTGCATCTGTATAGGGCAGGAGTGAATAGCAGATTCTTTCAAACCTTGAGGTGGTAGACACTGCAGCTCTCAGTTTTAGGATTGATTCAGTCTCCAATGCCTTGTactatttattttcaagattttatttatatgtattatattatatgtaatAAACCACAGGTTTTACTTGGTGGGCCGGGAATGCCCGACTTATCAATTTATCTGGTAAACTGCTGGGAACTTATGTAACCCATGCtggattaattgaataaatgcaACAAAGGTATAGTAAAAGTTATAGTATCATAATCACATATactattttcaatttggttcatCATGCTGATGCCAAAAAGCAATCAATTTTCAACTCTTCTCCGAGGACCTTGTGATGCACAAGGATGGTGATTTAAAGAGTGTAGCGCAGGAGGTTTTACTCTTAGAAGGTATTTGAGAGTgtgttgattgtttttttaagtattttttatttgaaaatatattaaaataaagtttttttttaaaaaataattatatttgatattagtgtatcaaaaaaatctgaaaataccaaaaaaatattaatttaaagtaaaaaaaaaataaatttaaattttttaaaaaaatatttttaaaatataaaaaataaatagtattttaaaggCTTGGACGGGGGTAAGTGAGTTTGTTCTCAACATCATTTGGggttttatcttttctataactagcttttaatttagaatttttattagacCATTTTAGATGTCCAGTAACTTATTCTATCTCTTTTACTTTACTTTTTAGCTGTTTAAATGTCCTCAGTAACAAGTAACATgaagtttttttcatcatagaaaaaatataaagacaatacaagtattttcaaaaaaataaatctaagatTCTGATTATTgagttaagttaaaaaaaaaaactataaaaaaataaatctgagtCAAACTTAATAAACATGTTAAATTTATGACTCAAGATATGATATCAAgaagactataaaaaaaaaaaaggtaaaaaaaaaacaaatacatatttTCAACAAACTTAATgattataaatgaaataaaaaatgatcgaAGCCAAACTGGTCTAATCTTCAGAATTTATGACACTGATCATTAGATTGTATTATAGCATAAAAGacaaatctgaaaaaaataacaacataagATTATCAATCAACCAAAATAATTagggataaacttgaaaaaaataataaaaaaatagataagaaaaaaaatgttgatttgaaaagaataaaaatcaaatttgacatacaacaaaaacaattttaattaagaaaagaataagaaaaactaaaaataaaaagattgagaaccaaatttgatataaaaattaaatattaagggatgaaattgaagaaaaaaactaagttaataAAGGATTCAAGACCAAATAcattgcaattaaaagaataataatcaaatttgatataaaaataaaatattaatagataaaattaaaaaaaaattaactcaaaaaataattcaaaaccaaatatattacaataaaataaatgaccCAACAAATAGATAACCAtacttctttaatttttgaaaaggcTAACGCATTCTTTTAGGAGGAGAGCGGAAGGagggaaataagaaaaaaatatgtgatcAAAGCTCACTTGCTGGTGCATGCAGTATTTCGGAGATATTTTGGTGTTACACATGCCACCCTAAAGGTGTGACGTGAAACTCCCTTGCTTGTGCAtgcagctattttttttaatagaaatgatattttatatattaaatgatcCAATTACTCCTAATAATcccatataataataacaaaaaaaaaaccatagcaAAATAATAAGTGTCCTTGTATACAGAgctaagaaataatattttttatttttactaattttgaattgttattttaattttgtttttaactatAGCATaatattgataatgaatattctTGGATAATTTGCATAcaggcattaaaaaaataaaattaaaactcaaatccTAAACTTGGCAAGGGAAATGGTAGCTAcagtgtttttactttttacctTTGGATTGAGTATAGTTGTAGTTTTTATGAAACATGGGATCCTCATACAATACGTGAGAAAAGaagtaatataattataataatagttataaaaTCAACCTGTCAAAACAAATggcttgtatttattttttcaaaataaaattatcttgacTTTTACAGGATAACaatgttgactttttttttataatcattatgACTTTAGCGAGAGAAAAATGctgacttattatttttttaaaaaaaaaaaattagaattgacCAGATGAAACCAATTtgactttcttaaaaaaaattatcaaaaagttGAGCTGCCTTTTGAATGGAGTTTTTTTATATCGAAATTAAAACATCAACTTGTTTTTACCCATTTTTGcctatttgttttaaaaaatatcagaaataaattaaaaaaaattattatcttaatgcaagtatgtaaaaaaaaccaagtgcaACATGTTCTACAACCACCACCACCTATGCGTAAGAAATTTTTCATAAGAATCCATAAGATTTAGGAAGTTAACTCAGAAGTGCATGGTAAAAGAAACCTTGAAGAAACGTGTCCTATTCAAATGACATTGAATCAAATTCAAgagacaaaattttaaatagtatCCTATCTGCTTCCAGTTATAGAACTCTTGAATAGAATAACATTACAAAAACTCATCAACAGTTCTTCAAGCCTCTGTTACCGGGAAATCAAAAACCACATCTTTTCCTGTAAGCTTCCGGTAAACTCCTGCATATGATTCTAGCTTGTACTCGGTGTTGTTGCGCTCCTTGGGATCCAAGAAGATCTGAGACAAAATAAAAACGAAATGAGATTTCATGAGAAAAGCAGAGATTATGGTGATAGGGCATACAATTCCATCTATAATTTTCTGTTCCTTTTGACTTAGAAGTGTCCAAGTTACCTTGCTGATTTTGGATCCATCAATCCTGTATCTGGTGCGTTTTCCAACAATCTCAGCAGGATACACTAAATCCTCAAGCATGGCCTCATGCACAGCAGTTAGGGTACGGGAGCGGGGGCGCTGAACAGCAGAGCCTTTCTTTGGTGGACGCACGATCCTTCGGGTAGCAAGCAGAACAACATCCTGCCCGATTATAAGAGAAGCATATGAAACATGCCTCAGAGTTcagattcaaatatatattcaaatgaaACCGGGATTGACTTGTATTTAACCAACATTAAGAACTTCTAACGCTGAGGACCTTATTCTAAGGAATGAAACCAGCAGCCTAGTAGTTGCAAGTTCAAGACTTTACAATAGGCCCCCTCTCAATTACACATGTAGAAAACAAAGAATCTGAGAAGATGTTACCTTCCCACTGAACTTTTTCTCCAGCTCTCTAACAAGGCGAAGATGAACCTTGCGATAAGCTTTCCTCAGTCTATAGGGAACATAAATGACAATAGCTTTGCGGTTTCCAGCAACATCTATTTGACTGcaaatttacaaaattaaaattcagcAAATAGACCAGGCAccaaaaggaaaacataaaattgaaagaaaagaatgaaaagcTTTGCATATAACAAGCATACAGTAGTCTACTTACACCGCCGAATTTATAAAGAGATCTTTTAGATCACTTTTCAGGTCTGAGCTGGTATTTTCCAAGTCAAATAATGCCTACAGAAGAAAAGCATTTAGATTTCATCACACTTGACTCATTTAAGCCTGGAATGCAAAGTAATCAGATAGAAACCTAAGGAGCTAACCTGGGCAACTGTCTCCTCAAACTCAGTTGGTTCAGCATCCTTGTCCTTTTGGATCTTCTTCTTTGTGGTGAACATCTTCACAGATCTACTTAGCAACAGCAAGAGATTACATTCAATAACTGTACTATAATTGTCAATTCAAGTTCACCATAACAGCTATCACCACATTCTTTTACGAGTTGTCAACCTAATGGCCACCTAATTTCCTGTCATGCATCAATAGGTAAGatcccttcaattttttttttcttcagaaatGATCCAGGAGTTGGGAGAACAAAACATCAATGAATGATGAATCCCACAACGCTGTATAGATATCCCACCAAAAGGTTGACCTAACTCCAAACTTTTTCAGCGCCTTGCAGCAAACAGATGGTAAGCTACCAAGGGTTTTAAAGagacagaattttttttttaaaatccactATTAGTAGCCTAGCAAACAAATACATGGCTAAAGCACAACAATTCAAAACCAAGAACCAGTCCAGACAACTCATGCATTACGAAAAAAGTACCATTTTTTATCATCTTAAAAACCATTCTCACTTCTCCTCTATACCTTCTCTACTCGATTTACTAACAAACCGAttacattgcaaaaaaaaaaaaccatcaaatctAAGCACACAAATGCAGGAGACAAGGTTAATGCATCAGCATAATCTAGTGTTTCTATACTGTACATGCACACAAAAGCACACGCTAGACAGCATCTTTAATCTCTCAAAAAAGTGCAaagtaagagaaaataaaagctacCCATTTGCTTCGGAGACAAAAGGCACCCTTATAAGAAAACACTtgatgaacaagataacaaaaaaacgAAGCTAAAAGAATCACTACAAGCAAATACATAAAAAGGTAAAAATCTCAGATTAagagtttgataaaaaaagaaattaaagagagcCCATTGAATTCTTTGAAGCTTACCAAAGcagcaacaagaagaagaagacgttctggctggtgctggtgctggtgctggtgctggtgctgagAAGCGACGGTATAAGATGAAGTGTGGGTTTAATAAGAAAGATTTAGGGTTACATATTTTTTGGACGGTTAGGATTCGCTTAGACATATGGGCTGATTTCTACTTTGGGCCGGAAAAATAGGgcctatttgttttcttttctattctgatggaaattatttgataatatattattgGGTTTTgttgtaataaacttgttattatgttatcttgaattaaataattataaaatacataaacttattgtaatattttatagaagctaaaaattgatattatcattttaaattcaaattaacatagtaattgaagtaaataaagatataaaaaatttatacatatttacagtaaaaagaatataagctagtttttttaaaaaataaaacgtaCATTACTTATAtctataaatttaagaaaaaaaaataatgttgctatgaatattttaaacgataatatataaatatgtgctaatgataattttgtaaggttgtttttatatatattttttaaaaaacacaaataaatactctttcattttaaaaagcatctTCACCTATTTTCTTAAGTGAAACCTCATAGCTTTATTTGGCCCATTTTGTAATTATCATGTTGTGACTAAAAcattatggtatttttttttctctcattgcttttccaaatcaaataaaatatataaaaatgtttaaaaccacaaaaaaactcacaaaaaggctagaatattttttttcaaaggagaAATTGCAAAGTgctgtatttatttattgtaaaattaaaggGGTTATGATAAGAATGTTGAAAagaaacttgtatttttttttttgatcatttcttttgaatacatttatttcttcttcttgttcgcGGCATTCAAGCCTTTAATTCTCTTAAGAAAGAGATTAGTacgaaataataataaaaataaaaataaaagaaatgcgTTGAGCATACTCTTGGTGGCTAACATACGGATTTCTGACTTGGCATTATTTTCAagcaatgtttatatatatatatatatatatatattgatctgGACTGAATTTAACAGTTTGACCAGTCAACTGAGTCAGTGAAATGTCTAAAAGTTCTcttagatcaatattttatcAAGCTTCAGGTCAATCCAAGTTTGGATGAGACTGCTTATACGCATTTGGATTCAGCGCTTAAAACCCAGGAAATTCAAGAACCATCTTCTTTAATGCCTCATTGCATGCCTTTCCCATTAGCCTCTTACAGTGACGGacccatgattttttaaataaaaaaacaaattattaataaatattaatattatatattatatagacatgtattatattaaaaaaattaatttgaaatatatgtactaactcatatcaaaaaaattaatttaaaaatactttcaaaataaaaacaatacttacgttatcattcttcttttcaaattttatattttaaaactgtttcataataattttattatcaatttattaaatatatacaatCAAACTGTCATTAATctatttttagtttagggtatgttcaatgtttgtgtttttctaaATCTTTCAAGGTTTAATGAAGTTCTTGACAACAATTTTATACTGACATTTGGTAGAGAGCAACTAAAACCATAACTTAAAAAGATTGTCATCACAAATTAATGTTGTTATTGTTGACTTATTGTTTTCTACAAGTGGGTTAAACataaatgttaaatatttttttaatttctctattgtgtccttaattttttgagtttttctatactttatttttaattatcgctatccatttttaatatgaaattcatagtaaaatacttatcaattaattaatactcattttaatttatatctatGTGCATATAATATTACTCGtacacatattaattcaacaaactcttaaattattataaatcttaacattttcaataactaattgtaaaggaataaaactaaaattaaacaatgaaacaaatagaaaagatgaagaaaacttatctaaaaacataaatcataaaagttatttacttaactaattaatagcTTAGGACTTGAAGATAAattttgcaaaagaaaaggaggcaaAAAATAGTAgctagaaagaaagaagaaaggctctcagttaattaatgaaaaaaaaaaagaaaaaaaattaataaatgtgctacacatatatattatatatatattatattatattatagttaACAATAGCTAACTTGGATTAATTAGTAgccagcaaaaa contains:
- the LOC118055974 gene encoding mannose-6-phosphate isomerase 1, with protein sequence METGLEKNHQGGGGLKRLRCSVQNYDWGKKGTEGSEVARLYELNSGSDLELEEKKPFAEFWMGTHGSGPSFVVESGVENGDSIGSGSMSLKEWILKNPNVLGDRVLDKWGCDLPFLFKVLSVAKALSIQAHPDKELAKVLHKLQPNRYKDDNHKPEMALAITEFEALCGFISIEELKGVLRDVPEIVELVGSAEANQVLQIHEQDHEEKVKSVLRSAFTQLMSASQEITAEAISKLKSRLYMESKIRQLTGKEQLVLQLEKQYPGDIGVISAFFLNYVKLNSGEALYLGANEPHAYLYGECIECMATSDNVVRAGLTPKLRDTQTLCSMLTYKQGFPEILKGFPLSPYITRYLPPFDEFEVDRCILPRGASTVFPAIPGPSIFLVMVGDGAMCAGSSKDVVMEGDVLFAPANSEISVSTASELHLYRAGVNSRFFQTLRW
- the LOC118055975 gene encoding small ribosomal subunit protein eS7; this encodes MFTTKKKIQKDKDAEPTEFEETVAQALFDLENTSSDLKSDLKDLFINSAVQIDVAGNRKAIVIYVPYRLRKAYRKVHLRLVRELEKKFSGKDVVLLATRRIVRPPKKGSAVQRPRSRTLTAVHEAMLEDLVYPAEIVGKRTRYRIDGSKISKIFLDPKERNNTEYKLESYAGVYRKLTGKDVVFDFPVTEA